The following proteins come from a genomic window of Gloeomargarita sp. SRBZ-1_bins_9:
- a CDS encoding type IV pilin-like G/H family protein, giving the protein MVRAYYWWRYGTVRQGGFTLVELLVVVVMLGTLAVLTLPSFLSQAAKAQQAEAKSALNSWTKVQRIFREHYGRYASFQELALGLPTDTKHYNYIGNGGQEDLAEDYVRLMAFSKKADLKRYAAGVERDVVTVSLPNHYTDQHLQDAAVLCESHAPGQGLADRPLVNGNGDGVWPTCPDGYSNLFGP; this is encoded by the coding sequence ATGGTGCGGGCCTATTATTGGTGGCGCTACGGGACGGTCCGGCAGGGAGGATTTACCCTCGTGGAGTTGCTTGTGGTAGTGGTGATGCTGGGAACGCTCGCCGTGCTCACCTTACCAAGCTTTCTCAGCCAAGCGGCCAAAGCTCAGCAAGCAGAGGCCAAGTCAGCCCTGAATAGCTGGACGAAGGTACAACGCATCTTTCGCGAACACTACGGGCGCTATGCCAGTTTCCAGGAGCTGGCCTTGGGATTGCCTACCGACACCAAGCACTACAACTACATAGGCAACGGTGGGCAAGAGGACTTGGCTGAGGATTACGTGCGGCTGATGGCGTTTAGTAAGAAGGCCGACCTCAAGCGATACGCAGCCGGCGTGGAGCGGGATGTGGTCACGGTCAGCTTGCCCAACCACTACACCGATCAGCACCTACAGGATGCGGCTGTGCTGTGCGAAAGTCATGCCCCTGGGCAGGGATTAGCTGACCGGCCGCTGGTTAACGGCAATGGGGATGGGGTCTGGCCCACTTGCCCGGACGGTTACAGCAACCTTTTTGGCCCCTGA